The Leptospira sp. WS39.C2 genome contains a region encoding:
- a CDS encoding glycosyltransferase family 2 protein — translation MTTIPLSCAIITLNEEDNLSRTLKAISFIDDIVVVDSGSTDDTVKIAKSFGARVYNRKFQNYADQKNFAITKTKHNWVLAIDADEVVSPDLKEEILAVFSKKQLDTKGFLIPRSTYYLGKWIRFGGYYPNYQMRLFQKSEGQFSGGLVHERVKLNGIPTKLKNPLFHYSYKNISDHLKFIDRYSSLFAEEEFRKGKRCSIFWAFMKGCFKGFYMYWIRLGILDGKQGFVLALLGFYYNFLKYLKLYEKTNSVPSFFVMVDSVHDIKGKKSTKKNSDQIHV, via the coding sequence ATGACAACAATCCCCCTTTCTTGTGCCATCATCACCTTAAACGAAGAGGACAATCTCAGTCGTACTCTAAAAGCAATTTCATTCATTGATGATATTGTGGTCGTAGATTCTGGTTCTACAGATGATACTGTTAAGATTGCAAAATCTTTTGGTGCGAGAGTGTACAATCGTAAGTTTCAAAATTATGCAGACCAAAAAAACTTTGCGATCACAAAAACAAAACATAATTGGGTCCTTGCAATTGATGCAGACGAAGTAGTGTCACCTGATCTCAAAGAAGAAATTCTTGCAGTTTTTTCCAAAAAACAATTGGATACCAAAGGTTTTTTAATTCCAAGATCCACTTATTATTTGGGCAAATGGATTCGGTTTGGTGGATATTATCCAAATTACCAAATGCGTTTGTTTCAAAAATCAGAAGGACAGTTTAGCGGTGGTTTGGTGCACGAAAGAGTAAAATTAAATGGAATCCCAACCAAATTAAAAAACCCACTTTTCCATTATTCTTATAAAAATATCTCTGACCATTTAAAATTCATCGATCGTTATTCCAGTTTGTTTGCAGAAGAAGAATTTCGAAAAGGCAAACGATGTTCTATCTTTTGGGCTTTTATGAAAGGATGTTTTAAAGGATTTTATATGTATTGGATTCGTTTAGGAATCCTAGACGGAAAACAAGGATTTGTCCTTGCTCTCCTGGGATTTTATTATAATTTTTTGAAGTATCTAAAACTTTATGAAAAAACGAACTCAGTCCCTTCGTTCTTTGTTATGGTTGATTCGGTTCATGATATAAAGGGCAAAAAATCCACCAAGAAAAATAGCGACCAAATTCACGTTTGA
- a CDS encoding histidine kinase, with amino-acid sequence MEKISGMGKETSEISDHIKLHIENGKILSLKTHRVSKSVEEHIKEAVGLILDRLTYPTLVPTLYTIIKELAINACKANQKRVFFEERGYSMLNPSHYARGVREYREMFSEEMSNEFGIKAKKKGYYCLINFKYNDDGIIIEVINNTPIAKEEEKSIRERLEKGMMYDDIAQFYIDNADTSEGAGLGLALILIMLKGEGIDPNFFRIIIGEDSTIARLEIPLTEKFISQRDSN; translated from the coding sequence ATGGAAAAGATTTCGGGTATGGGAAAGGAAACAAGCGAGATTTCTGATCACATCAAATTACATATCGAAAACGGGAAAATTCTCTCGCTAAAGACCCATCGGGTCTCAAAATCCGTCGAGGAACACATCAAGGAAGCCGTAGGCCTCATTTTAGACCGACTCACCTACCCTACCCTTGTTCCCACACTATATACCATCATCAAAGAACTAGCCATCAATGCTTGCAAAGCGAACCAAAAGCGGGTTTTTTTCGAAGAACGTGGTTATAGCATGTTAAACCCATCCCATTACGCAAGAGGGGTTCGGGAATACCGGGAAATGTTTTCGGAAGAAATGTCGAACGAGTTTGGAATTAAAGCCAAAAAAAAAGGTTATTACTGCCTCATCAATTTTAAATACAACGATGATGGCATCATCATCGAAGTGATCAATAATACACCCATTGCCAAAGAAGAAGAAAAATCCATTCGGGAACGTTTGGAAAAAGGAATGATGTATGACGACATTGCTCAGTTTTATATTGATAATGCGGACACATCAGAAGGGGCTGGCCTTGGACTTGCACTCATACTCATCATGTTAAAAGGGGAAGGAATTGATCCCAATTTTTTTAGAATCATTATTGGCGAAGATTCCACCATTGCTAGATTGGAAATACCGTTAACTGAAAAGTTTATTTCCCAACGCGATTCGAATTAA
- a CDS encoding S1 RNA-binding domain-containing protein encodes MKGPSSEFDRLLEESFKKRQSIEPGSRHESKVTAVKNDYVFIRTIDNKVIGNISSEEWRDEVLPKIGDTIVVYFLKENSGDFYFTTCLSQDNLTEENLELANQFEIPVLGQMLQEGNGGWDVKLGSYTAFVPFSQLDVSIKGKNISGKRIKFIISELGKKQNKILLSQKKIADKERETKKQLLRDELKVGMFVSCTVKSIHKFGLIVDMDGLDALVPQSEATYKKSPDLTTEFRVGETLRAKILTLDWSTNKISLSVKDFLSDPWSGKLPFKESDIISGTVESIKPFGLFVRLGEDFSGLVPNKETGIPQRTPLNTVFQPGQKLEVFVLEINPEKRQIALSISKASEAKDRMEYQEYLSKDESSATVSSFGLALKKSLENQNQKKKK; translated from the coding sequence ATGAAAGGCCCATCCTCAGAATTTGACCGTTTATTAGAAGAAAGTTTTAAAAAAAGACAATCCATCGAACCAGGTTCGCGCCACGAATCCAAGGTAACAGCTGTTAAGAATGACTATGTTTTTATTAGAACAATAGACAATAAAGTCATTGGAAATATCTCGAGCGAAGAATGGAGAGACGAAGTTTTACCAAAAATTGGTGATACAATAGTTGTTTATTTTTTAAAAGAAAATTCTGGTGATTTTTATTTCACCACTTGTCTCTCACAAGACAACCTAACAGAAGAAAATTTAGAACTCGCAAATCAATTTGAAATCCCGGTGCTTGGCCAAATGTTACAGGAAGGGAATGGTGGATGGGATGTAAAACTAGGAAGTTACACCGCTTTTGTTCCGTTTAGCCAATTGGACGTATCTATTAAAGGGAAAAATATATCTGGGAAACGGATTAAGTTTATCATCTCAGAACTTGGGAAAAAACAAAACAAAATCCTGCTCTCACAAAAGAAAATTGCTGATAAAGAAAGAGAAACAAAGAAACAACTGTTACGTGATGAATTGAAGGTAGGAATGTTTGTATCCTGCACTGTCAAAAGTATACACAAGTTTGGTCTCATCGTGGATATGGATGGACTGGATGCCCTTGTCCCACAATCCGAAGCCACTTATAAAAAAAGTCCAGACCTCACAACCGAGTTTCGAGTGGGGGAAACCCTTCGTGCAAAAATTTTAACTTTGGACTGGTCTACGAATAAAATCTCACTCAGTGTAAAAGATTTTTTATCCGACCCTTGGTCTGGAAAACTTCCTTTCAAAGAATCAGATATCATTTCGGGAACAGTGGAATCGATCAAACCATTCGGACTCTTTGTACGGTTAGGAGAAGATTTTTCGGGTCTTGTTCCAAACAAAGAAACTGGGATTCCGCAACGAACTCCACTGAACACGGTGTTCCAACCAGGCCAAAAACTAGAAGTATTTGTATTGGAAATCAATCCTGAAAAAAGGCAAATTGCTCTTTCCATTTCAAAAGCATCGGAAGCAAAAGACCGAATGGAATACCAAGAGTATCTTTCCAAAGATGAGTCAAGTGCTACTGTTTCCAGTTTTGGACTTGCCTTAAAAAAATCTTTAGAAAACCAAAACCAGAAGAAAAAGAAGTAA
- a CDS encoding tRNA (cytidine(34)-2'-O)-methyltransferase, translating into MSLEVALYRPEIPPNTGNIARLCVNAGVPLSIVGEPSFDLSEKAVRRAGLDYWKDLEFHQFPTYETFLETKTKEGKRIFLVSKFGKKLYWDVSFQAQDVFLFGRETSGLPEEIHKGHPSDQIISIPMAEASRSINLSNAVAIILYEAVRQEKTRTNP; encoded by the coding sequence ATTTCATTGGAAGTTGCTTTGTATCGACCTGAAATTCCACCTAACACGGGTAATATAGCTCGGTTGTGTGTGAATGCTGGAGTTCCTCTTTCGATTGTAGGGGAACCATCATTTGATTTGTCAGAAAAAGCTGTAAGAAGGGCCGGGCTCGATTATTGGAAGGATTTAGAATTCCACCAATTCCCAACGTATGAAACCTTCCTTGAGACCAAAACCAAAGAAGGAAAACGGATATTTCTGGTTTCTAAATTTGGAAAAAAACTCTATTGGGACGTTTCCTTCCAGGCGCAGGATGTGTTTTTATTTGGGAGAGAAACTTCGGGACTACCAGAAGAAATTCACAAAGGACACCCTTCTGACCAAATCATTTCAATTCCTATGGCAGAAGCGAGTCGTTCGATCAATTTATCCAATGCTGTTGCCATCATTCTTTATGAAGCAGTGCGCCAAGAAAAAACACGGACTAATCCCTAA
- a CDS encoding ATP-binding protein, with amino-acid sequence MPFPLSRTELEKEIKTLFSNGLSGNVNDFYSWVFMETQRKFKDVPNVTLETVTTVMDEFVKEGLITTNPIDPREYYITDDSSIIRKMGASETFVILGALKYNPMQYVRARLAYFLKRNGIDEELRMDLCIATVEAVENAAKYGDGGGVEVTFQIDKQKVFSIEMINTVKDFNLEDDIQRGKFSSTATLMRGMMVMQKLFDSVDLEITDNRKQAILKATRKLT; translated from the coding sequence ATGCCGTTCCCTCTCTCAAGAACCGAGTTAGAGAAAGAAATCAAAACTTTGTTCTCCAATGGACTTTCGGGGAATGTGAACGATTTTTACTCTTGGGTGTTTATGGAAACCCAGAGGAAATTCAAAGATGTTCCAAATGTCACTTTGGAAACTGTCACTACTGTAATGGATGAGTTTGTCAAAGAAGGACTCATTACCACAAATCCCATTGACCCAAGGGAGTATTATATAACAGATGATTCATCTATCATTCGTAAGATGGGTGCTTCTGAAACCTTTGTCATCCTCGGTGCACTAAAATATAATCCAATGCAGTATGTCCGTGCGAGACTTGCTTATTTTCTCAAACGGAATGGCATCGATGAAGAATTACGGATGGATCTATGTATCGCCACAGTAGAAGCCGTAGAAAATGCAGCCAAGTATGGTGATGGTGGTGGAGTGGAAGTGACCTTCCAAATCGATAAACAAAAAGTCTTTTCAATTGAAATGATTAATACAGTAAAAGATTTTAATTTAGAAGATGATATCCAAAGAGGAAAATTTTCATCCACTGCAACTCTTATGCGTGGCATGATGGTCATGCAAAAACTTTTTGATTCAGTGGATTTAGAAATCACTGATAACAGAAAACAAGCTATCTTAAAAGCAACTCGTAAACTAACATAG
- the uvrB gene encoding excinuclease ABC subunit UvrB: MANFKMVSPFKAAGDQVKAIENIAKSFGEGKNKITLVGVTGSGKTFTMAEVITRVKKPTLILSHNKTLAAQLFREFKEFFPENAVEYFVSYYDYYQPEAYVPSSDTFIEKDMSMNEEIDKLRLRATSSLLERDDVIIVSSVSCIYGLGSPEDYMNSVVMLHVGDKIDRDQIIRKFLHIQYARNDIDFSRGNFRVRGDTIEIMPSYQEEGIRIELFGDEIDGLSKIDPLTGKVKTKLDRVVVYPAKHFITSGPKIKDAIEKIKDEMAAQKEYFLKQGKHLEAERIESRTNYDMEMLLELGYCSGIENYSRHLTGRSEGERPACLLDYFPGKDFLLIIDESHVTLPQIGGMYAGDRSRKQTLVEFGFRLPSALDNRPLNFVEFESMTPRTLYVSATPDTNEIGKSEAVFEQIIRPTGLLDPIVEVRPTTNQIEDLLNEIRLRIEQKERILITTLTKKMSEDLTDYYKEVGLKIAYLHSEIDTIERTEIIRDLRKGVYDCIVGINLLREGLDIPEVSLVAILDADKEGFLRNYKSLIQTIGRAARNVNGKAILYADRMTDSINKAISETERRRLIQEAHNKNMGITPQTIKKEIHDILPREMAEEDSKEEALKELEKEFTLKKYKTKDKLREALKREMLRYAQDLDFEKAAMFRDKMLALGPDKIET, encoded by the coding sequence ATGGCAAATTTCAAAATGGTTTCTCCTTTCAAAGCTGCCGGAGACCAAGTGAAAGCAATTGAAAATATTGCGAAGTCATTCGGTGAAGGTAAAAATAAAATCACTCTCGTGGGTGTGACTGGTTCAGGAAAGACCTTTACTATGGCCGAGGTGATCACTCGGGTAAAAAAACCTACTCTCATTTTATCTCATAATAAAACCTTGGCAGCCCAGTTGTTTCGTGAATTTAAGGAATTTTTTCCGGAAAATGCTGTAGAGTATTTTGTCTCATATTACGATTATTACCAACCCGAGGCATACGTTCCTTCCTCAGATACTTTTATCGAAAAAGATATGTCGATGAACGAAGAAATCGACAAACTAAGATTACGTGCAACTTCCAGTTTATTAGAACGTGATGATGTGATCATTGTGAGTTCTGTATCTTGTATTTATGGTTTGGGTTCACCTGAAGATTATATGAACTCGGTTGTGATGTTACATGTGGGTGATAAAATTGACCGTGACCAAATCATTCGAAAGTTTTTACACATCCAATATGCAAGAAATGATATTGATTTTAGTCGAGGAAATTTCCGTGTCAGGGGTGATACCATTGAGATTATGCCATCTTACCAAGAAGAAGGGATTCGTATCGAACTCTTTGGCGATGAAATTGATGGACTCTCTAAAATTGACCCACTCACAGGAAAAGTAAAAACAAAACTGGATCGAGTTGTCGTATATCCAGCAAAACATTTTATTACCTCAGGTCCAAAAATCAAAGATGCTATTGAAAAAATCAAAGATGAAATGGCCGCACAAAAAGAGTATTTTTTAAAACAAGGCAAACACTTAGAAGCGGAACGAATTGAATCTCGTACCAATTATGATATGGAGATGTTACTCGAACTTGGGTATTGCAGTGGGATTGAAAACTATTCTAGACATTTGACAGGAAGGTCTGAAGGCGAAAGACCTGCTTGTTTATTAGATTATTTTCCTGGAAAAGATTTTTTACTCATCATTGACGAATCCCATGTAACACTCCCTCAAATAGGTGGAATGTATGCAGGTGATAGATCCAGAAAACAAACGTTAGTTGAGTTTGGGTTCAGATTGCCAAGTGCTCTTGACAATCGTCCACTCAACTTTGTTGAATTTGAATCCATGACACCAAGGACTTTGTATGTATCTGCCACTCCCGATACAAATGAAATAGGTAAAAGTGAAGCAGTTTTTGAACAAATCATTCGACCAACGGGACTACTTGATCCCATCGTGGAAGTAAGACCAACAACAAACCAAATTGAAGACTTACTGAATGAAATTCGATTGCGTATCGAACAAAAAGAAAGGATCCTCATTACAACACTTACAAAAAAAATGTCAGAAGATCTGACTGACTATTATAAAGAAGTAGGTCTAAAGATCGCTTATTTACATTCGGAAATTGATACTATCGAAAGGACGGAAATCATAAGGGACTTACGGAAAGGTGTTTATGATTGTATTGTAGGGATCAATTTACTCCGAGAAGGTTTGGATATTCCTGAAGTTTCCCTTGTGGCCATCCTTGATGCGGATAAAGAAGGGTTTTTACGAAATTACAAATCCCTCATCCAAACCATTGGTCGTGCCGCAAGAAACGTAAATGGAAAAGCAATTTTGTATGCGGACAGAATGACTGATTCCATAAATAAAGCCATTAGTGAAACGGAAAGGCGTCGTTTGATCCAAGAGGCCCATAATAAAAATATGGGCATCACACCACAAACGATCAAAAAAGAAATTCATGATATCCTTCCAAGAGAGATGGCGGAAGAAGATAGCAAAGAAGAAGCCTTAAAAGAATTAGAAAAAGAATTTACCTTGAAGAAATACAAAACCAAAGACAAGTTACGTGAAGCTTTGAAACGCGAAATGTTAAGATATGCACAAGACTTGGATTTTGAAAAGGCAGCCATGTTTCGTGATAAAATGTTAGCACTTGGCCCCGATAAAATTGAAACATAA
- the lon gene encoding endopeptidase La — METTEFWENPNKLARLEDTLPKQIFLLPIKVRPVFPGIITPLIVPPGRFIQSIEESSKGAGFLGLILLKEDESELPSEDNIFQIGVVARILKKINLPDGGMNILVNTIQRFKINSIHTKEPMLIANVNYPEEELGTSKNNIKALMRTLLILTKELAQNNPLFTEDMKLTMMNVNEPAKMADFVCSILNLEKEEYQSVIEAIQINDRLEKVLLFLKKEIELVVLQKKIQEQINDKIDNQQRQFFLREQLKAIQQELGVGEDKTEQKYDKLLTRLKSIPVADEIIVEVEREIDKFKNSDPISSDYNVIRNYLDLVDSLPWEKPGSKDINLLHAKKVLNRDHHKLEDVKERILEFLAVHKLNPKSKGSILCLVGPPGVGKTSIAKSIAEALGRKFYRFSVGGVRDEAEIKGHRRTYIGAMPGKLINALKITKERDTVILLDEIDKMSQGYQGDPQAALLEVLDPEQNFNFRDHYLDLPFDLSDVLFIATANTFEPIPRVLLDRMEVIQLSGYITEEKVQIFQKYLWNKIFIKNGLNPDLFTMKKETVTHLINNYSRESGLRGLEKTFDKLVRKLALKQVLKEKYSKEIREKDLVEYLGPPPFVDDRMTIPKVPGTALGLAWTNAGGSTLLIEAVLIPGKGGLTLTGQMGKMMEESANIALSFVKNYLNNDALFEKKAIHLHVPDGATPKDGPSAGITMATAILSLVTNRVINPGFGMTGELTLTGEVLAIGGLREKIVAAKRVGVKKIIFPKDNEKAFQEIPDYVKKGVSFYPVTRFEEVESLVFPKSKSKKK, encoded by the coding sequence TTGGAAACAACTGAATTTTGGGAAAACCCAAACAAATTGGCAAGACTAGAAGATACTTTACCAAAACAGATCTTTTTACTTCCGATCAAAGTAAGACCCGTTTTTCCTGGAATCATCACCCCACTCATCGTTCCACCAGGAAGATTCATCCAATCAATAGAAGAGTCTTCTAAAGGAGCGGGATTTTTAGGACTCATTTTACTTAAGGAAGATGAATCGGAACTTCCTTCCGAAGATAATATTTTTCAAATTGGTGTTGTGGCAAGGATATTAAAAAAAATCAACTTACCTGATGGTGGGATGAATATCTTAGTGAATACGATCCAACGTTTTAAAATCAATTCCATCCATACCAAAGAACCAATGTTAATTGCCAATGTGAATTACCCAGAAGAAGAATTGGGTACGAGTAAAAATAACATCAAGGCTTTGATGCGAACTTTATTAATTTTAACGAAAGAACTCGCACAAAACAATCCATTGTTCACAGAAGATATGAAGTTAACTATGATGAATGTGAATGAACCAGCAAAAATGGCTGATTTTGTTTGTTCCATCCTCAATTTGGAAAAGGAAGAATACCAATCTGTAATTGAAGCCATCCAAATCAATGATCGTTTAGAAAAGGTTTTGTTATTTCTAAAAAAAGAAATTGAACTTGTGGTTTTACAAAAAAAAATCCAAGAACAAATCAACGATAAAATTGATAACCAACAAAGACAGTTTTTCCTAAGGGAACAATTAAAAGCCATCCAACAAGAATTAGGTGTTGGAGAGGATAAAACCGAACAAAAATACGATAAACTTCTAACACGTCTCAAATCCATTCCTGTAGCAGATGAAATCATTGTAGAAGTTGAAAGAGAGATCGATAAATTTAAAAATTCAGATCCTATATCAAGTGATTATAATGTAATTCGAAATTATTTAGACTTAGTCGATAGTTTGCCTTGGGAAAAACCTGGGTCAAAAGATATTAATTTACTCCATGCCAAAAAGGTTCTGAACCGAGACCATCACAAACTAGAAGATGTCAAAGAACGAATTTTGGAGTTCTTAGCAGTTCATAAACTCAATCCGAAAAGTAAAGGTTCTATCCTTTGCCTAGTTGGTCCTCCAGGAGTTGGAAAAACTTCGATCGCCAAATCGATTGCGGAAGCACTCGGCCGAAAGTTTTACCGCTTTTCTGTAGGTGGAGTGCGTGATGAAGCAGAGATCAAAGGCCATAGAAGAACTTATATTGGTGCAATGCCTGGAAAACTGATCAATGCACTCAAAATCACAAAAGAAAGAGACACTGTCATTTTGTTAGACGAGATTGATAAGATGTCACAAGGATACCAAGGAGACCCACAAGCAGCACTCCTTGAGGTTCTTGACCCCGAACAGAACTTTAATTTTCGAGACCATTACTTAGATTTACCATTTGATTTATCAGATGTACTTTTTATTGCCACTGCCAATACGTTTGAACCGATTCCAAGAGTGTTACTCGATCGTATGGAAGTGATCCAACTATCTGGTTATATTACTGAAGAAAAAGTTCAGATTTTCCAAAAATACCTTTGGAATAAAATTTTTATCAAAAATGGTTTAAACCCTGATTTGTTTACGATGAAAAAGGAGACGGTCACTCACCTCATCAACAATTATTCAAGGGAATCTGGGTTACGTGGTCTTGAAAAAACATTTGATAAATTAGTGCGTAAACTTGCCCTAAAACAAGTGCTAAAGGAAAAGTATTCCAAAGAAATTCGTGAAAAAGATTTAGTCGAATATCTGGGTCCTCCTCCTTTTGTTGATGATCGGATGACAATTCCTAAAGTTCCAGGCACTGCCCTGGGTCTTGCTTGGACGAATGCTGGTGGATCCACACTTCTCATCGAAGCGGTGCTCATCCCAGGTAAGGGTGGATTGACTCTCACAGGACAAATGGGAAAAATGATGGAAGAGTCAGCAAACATCGCATTGTCATTTGTAAAAAACTATCTAAACAATGATGCTTTGTTTGAGAAAAAAGCCATCCACTTACACGTACCAGATGGTGCGACACCTAAAGATGGTCCAAGTGCTGGGATAACTATGGCAACTGCCATTTTATCACTTGTGACAAATCGTGTGATCAATCCCGGTTTTGGAATGACAGGCGAACTGACTTTAACTGGGGAAGTGTTGGCGATTGGAGGTTTACGTGAAAAAATCGTGGCAGCCAAACGTGTTGGAGTTAAAAAAATTATATTTCCTAAAGACAATGAAAAAGCATTCCAAGAAATTCCTGATTATGTAAAAAAAGGGGTGAGTTTTTATCCTGTCACTCGGTTTGAAGAAGTGGAATCACTTGTGTTTCCTAAATCAAAGAGCAAGAAAAAATGA
- a CDS encoding transglycosylase domain-containing protein, translating to MNYKNNSFYLIFEVLFGHLTDLLRYFWQKKNQILAFGFIVGVFLSFFFLGGAYVVWSGEETRVHKSLEKYRSEVSNFYDSFQPKSVKILDRNGKVMGEFYRRNFRPIRTDNLGKHNVVVWAVLSSEDREFFSHSGLNYTAILRAVVTNLVQFRLSQGGSTISQQLAKLTLNLGKRNLFNKLTELYCTFYIESQYSKEEILAMYLNQIFLGEGNTGVEEAARYYFRKPASELSPEEAALLVGIIPAPSVYNPVRNLGIALSRQKRVLYDMARNPELHPSQKDIPVKFSESIEVNLKRFRTIYKVKETKDDDGNPKYSSEIGKYGADKDFRVNLAPDFNSEIRRFILEKFSNEDLEERGLLVYTTLDLEKQRFAEEALRIGVDSVRTDLSKQELDYQKKGKADLAEVTRSILPQLSGSMVSLDPETGDVEALVGGYKISNVFRFNRAEEAKRQPGSTIKALVYALAFEKRIVNPSSKIKDEKLDISGYSPKNWYKGYRGDITVRQALAQSVNTVSVKLLNEVGISYFIQKLSAILSISEEEAEQRFQRNLSLALGSGELSPIELSTIYATLMNGGRRVTPRKIIKITDMDGNEFYNTVPNEAAEQILDPVACAMAINTLQSVLTEEGTMTLKRKEGEPFLYAGKTGTVQSPKLKSSKWKGIKGVRDVWFAGLTPRNVTVVWVGHDEGAPFPGSGSGVSGGIWYKYIQNVKSKLGMGNQLISNFVGDFVKVDVCADDGTMIESNPDYICKVPLYAQYYYIGDLPPKRNGFHKSEPQPNITNVPSDTIEDDSEISTYETDGTKIQPTAVDSVELEPPLIDNRRVRYNEETP from the coding sequence ATGAATTACAAAAATAATTCCTTTTATTTGATTTTTGAAGTTTTGTTCGGCCATTTAACGGATCTTTTACGATACTTTTGGCAGAAAAAAAACCAAATATTAGCTTTTGGATTTATCGTAGGAGTGTTTCTAAGTTTTTTCTTTTTGGGTGGGGCTTATGTTGTTTGGTCTGGCGAAGAAACAAGAGTTCACAAATCATTAGAAAAATACCGATCGGAAGTTTCTAATTTTTATGATAGTTTCCAACCAAAATCCGTAAAAATTCTAGACCGAAATGGGAAAGTTATGGGTGAATTTTATCGTCGTAACTTCCGTCCTATCCGAACTGATAATTTAGGTAAACACAATGTAGTTGTTTGGGCAGTTTTATCTTCGGAAGACAGAGAATTTTTTTCCCACTCAGGTCTCAATTATACGGCTATCTTACGTGCTGTTGTTACAAACTTAGTTCAATTTCGGTTATCGCAAGGTGGATCCACCATCTCACAACAGTTAGCTAAACTAACCCTTAATCTTGGAAAACGAAATTTGTTTAATAAACTCACAGAATTATATTGTACATTTTATATAGAGAGCCAATATTCAAAGGAAGAAATTTTGGCCATGTATCTGAACCAAATATTTTTGGGAGAAGGGAACACTGGTGTTGAGGAAGCAGCACGTTATTATTTTCGTAAACCAGCTTCGGAACTAAGTCCTGAAGAAGCGGCCCTTCTTGTTGGTATCATCCCTGCGCCAAGTGTTTATAATCCAGTTCGTAATTTAGGGATCGCTCTTTCTCGCCAAAAACGTGTGTTATATGATATGGCTAGAAATCCTGAACTCCATCCGTCTCAAAAAGACATTCCTGTGAAATTTTCGGAATCCATCGAAGTAAATTTAAAACGTTTCCGAACCATTTATAAAGTGAAAGAAACAAAAGATGATGATGGAAATCCAAAATACTCTAGTGAAATTGGGAAATATGGTGCAGATAAGGACTTTCGTGTCAATTTAGCTCCAGACTTTAATTCCGAAATCAGAAGGTTTATACTCGAAAAATTTTCTAACGAAGATTTAGAAGAAAGAGGATTGTTAGTTTATACAACTTTGGATCTAGAAAAACAAAGGTTTGCAGAAGAAGCATTACGAATTGGTGTGGATTCGGTACGTACAGATTTGTCCAAACAAGAGTTAGACTATCAGAAAAAAGGTAAAGCCGATCTTGCAGAAGTGACAAGGAGTATTTTACCGCAACTCAGTGGTTCAATGGTATCACTCGACCCCGAAACTGGGGATGTAGAAGCACTAGTTGGTGGTTATAAAATTTCGAATGTGTTTCGATTTAACCGAGCCGAAGAAGCAAAACGCCAACCAGGTTCTACAATCAAAGCTTTGGTCTATGCCCTCGCTTTTGAAAAACGAATCGTGAATCCATCTTCCAAAATAAAAGATGAAAAATTGGACATATCAGGATATTCTCCAAAAAACTGGTACAAAGGTTATAGAGGGGATATTACCGTTCGGCAAGCATTGGCACAATCTGTAAATACTGTATCCGTAAAACTTTTGAATGAAGTTGGGATTTCTTATTTCATTCAAAAATTAAGTGCCATCCTTTCTATCTCAGAAGAAGAAGCCGAACAAAGGTTTCAACGTAATCTTTCCCTTGCTCTTGGATCAGGGGAACTAAGTCCAATTGAATTATCTACAATTTATGCAACGCTTATGAATGGGGGGAGGCGAGTCACTCCCCGTAAAATCATAAAAATTACGGATATGGATGGAAACGAATTTTATAATACTGTTCCTAACGAAGCCGCCGAACAAATATTAGACCCTGTAGCATGTGCGATGGCAATCAATACCTTACAATCCGTCCTAACAGAAGAAGGGACAATGACTTTAAAACGAAAAGAAGGAGAGCCGTTTTTGTATGCAGGAAAAACGGGAACAGTCCAATCTCCTAAACTCAAGTCATCAAAATGGAAAGGTATTAAAGGAGTAAGAGATGTTTGGTTTGCAGGTCTTACTCCAAGGAATGTAACTGTTGTTTGGGTAGGTCATGACGAAGGTGCTCCTTTCCCAGGTTCAGGTTCTGGAGTTTCCGGTGGGATTTGGTATAAATACATCCAAAACGTAAAATCAAAATTAGGAATGGGGAACCAACTCATCTCAAATTTTGTTGGTGATTTTGTCAAAGTAGATGTTTGCGCTGATGATGGAACGATGATTGAATCAAATCCTGATTATATTTGTAAAGTGCCATTGTATGCGCAGTATTATTATATAGGGGATTTACCGCCAAAACGGAATGGATTCCATAAATCGGAACCACAACCTAACATAACAAATGTTCCTAGTGATACTATTGAAGATGATTCGGAGATTTCGACGTATGAGACTGATGGAACAAAAATACAACCAACAGCGGTTGATTCTGTAGAATTGGAACCACCTCTTATAGATAATCGGCGAGTTCGGTATAACGAAGAAACTCCTTAG